From one Gracilinanus agilis isolate LMUSP501 chromosome 5, AgileGrace, whole genome shotgun sequence genomic stretch:
- the ELP5 gene encoding elongator complex protein 5, which translates to MLQILASGDLVLLRDSVEWEGRSLLKALIRDISLKGEQVQVLGCEVSEEVFREGLDSDINRRLVYHDVFRDPQGWTGNWGPLGILKACLRGAEPGPCTLVVDSLSWLLLHAPCSALCQALRALGHGNAHPGRVRVLGLLHEDVHGPGPLGALRSLAQIEVTVGGNLGLTTAQVLHPKPRHRSIEQTYWFSILPNFSLEFHKEPLLEPRPHHGSLSPTVDAMADLTFNIHLSKKEREARDTLSLPFHFSSEKQQSLLHPALASSTSQIFYEPDADDYLDQEDPDDDLDI; encoded by the coding sequence ATGTTGCAAATTCTCGCCAGCGGGGACTTGGTGCTGCTCCGAGACTCGGTGGAATGGGAGGGCCGGAGCCTACTGAAGGCTCTGATTCGGGACATCTCCCTGAAAGGGGAGCAAGTGCAAGTCCTGGGCTGTGAGGTAAGCGAGGAGGTCTTCAGGGAAGGCTTGGACTCCGATATCAACCGCCGCCTTGTTTACCATGATGTCTTCAGAGACCCCCAGGGCTGGACCGGGAACTGGGGGCccctgggaattctgaaagcatGCTTGAGAGGAGCAGAACCCGGTCCCTGCACCCTCGTAGTAGACTCCCTCAGCTGGCTGCTACTCCACGCCCCCTGCAGTGCCCTCTGCCAGGCGCTGAGGGCCCTGGGCCATGGCAACGCCCATCCTGGACGGGTCCGTGTGCTTGGCCTGCTGCATGAAGACGTGCATGGGCCGGGACCCTTGGGCGCCTTGAGGAGCCTGGCCCAGATCGAGGTGACCGTGGGAGGGAACCTGGGCTTGACAACTGCACAAGTTCTCCACCCTAAACCCAGACATCGATCAATCGAGCAGACTTACTGGTTCTCTATCCTGCCCAATTTCAGCCTGGAGTTCCATAAGGAACCCCTTTTGGAGCCCCGACCCCACCATGGATCCCTGTCACCCACAGTGGATGCCATGGCAGATTTGACCTTTAACATACACCTgtccaagaaggagagagaggccCGGGATACACTGTCCCTGCCCTTCCACTTCAGTTCAGAAAAGCAACAATCCTTGCTGCATCCTGCTCTAGCCTCTTCCACCAGCCAAATATTTTATGAGCCTGATGCTGATGACTACCTGGACCAGGAAGATCCAGACGATGACTTGGATATCTGA